From one Trachemys scripta elegans isolate TJP31775 chromosome 14, CAS_Tse_1.0, whole genome shotgun sequence genomic stretch:
- the LOC117886925 gene encoding zinc finger protein OZF-like isoform X3: MQENYEMVTSLGFPIPKPELIARLEQGEELWVPNLQVCEERRLLRCTRTGAERGSENEEGNHHEEVPGEVEPHWTFVGRAEGNFSQCLEQAEAWGNWHRSERLLGHLPGKKVDESINGGGRDEDPRAQQTNSKEDTPCHCLQCGKGFIVRLQRVTHQTIHTGKKHFQCLDREESFNKHSDLNNHGRSHTVEKPIQCLECRKCFRSKSALNSHEKSHTGERHHKCLDCGKSFKRKSDLAKHQSIHTGERAHKCLDCGKSFRRKSDLVKHQAIHTGERSHKCLDCGKSFTWRSSLVNHQAIHTGERPHKCLDCGKSFTWRTGLVKHQDIHTRERPHKCLDCGKSFTRRSNLVKHQVIHRGERPHKCFDCGKSFIQRSHLVKHQAIHTGERPHKCLDCGKSFIQRSHLVKHQAIHRGERPHKCLDCGKSFKWRIGLVEHQAIHTGERPHKCLDCGKSFIRRSKLGKHQAIHTGERPHKCLDCGKGFIQRSDLVNHQAIHTGERPHKCFECGKGFIRRSDLMKHGRSHTRCKPL; the protein is encoded by the exons GATTtcccattcccaaacctgagctgatcGCCCGGCTGGAACAAGGGGAAGAGCTGTGGGTGCCCAATCTCCAGGTCTGCGAGGAAAGAAGGCTTCTGAGATGCACCCGTACAG GTGCTGAGCGAGGGAGTGAGAACGAGGAGGGGAATCATCATGAGGAAGTTCCTGGTGAAGTGGAACCACACTGGACCTTTGTGGGAAGAGCTGAAGGGAATTTTTCCCAGTGCTTGGAGCAGGCAGAAGCCTGGGGAAATTGGCACAGGTCAGAGAGGCTTCTGGGACACCTCCCAGGGAAGAAAGTGGATGAATCTATTAATGGTGGAGGACGAGACGAAGACCCCAGAGCGCAGCAGACAAATTCCAAGGAAGATACACCCTGTCACTGCCTGCAGTGTGGGAAAGGATTCATTGTGAGATTACAGCGTGTGACACATCAGACAATCCATACTGGAAAGAAACACTTTCAATGCTTGGACCGTGAGGAAAGCTTCAATAAGCACTCAGATCTTAATAACCATGGGAGAAGCCACACTGTAGAGAAGCCCATTCAatgccttgagtgcaggaaatGTTTCAGGTCAAaatcagcactaaattcacatgaGAAaagccacacaggagagagacaccataagtgcttagactgtgggaaaagtttcaaacGGAAGTCAGACCTTGCTAAACATCAgtcaatccacacaggagagagagcccataagtgcttagactgtggaaaaagtttcagGCGGAAGTCagaccttgttaaacatcaggcaatccacacaggagagagatcccataagtgcttggactgtgggaaaagtttcacttGGAGATCATCCCTTGTTaatcatcaggcaatccacacaggagagagaccccataagtgcttggattgtgggaaaagtttcacatGGAGAACTGGCCTTGTTAAACATCAGGATATCCACAcaagagagagaccccataagtgcttggactgtgggaaaagtttcacacGGAGGTCAaaccttgttaaacatcaggtaatccacagaggagagagaccccataagtgctttgactgtgggaaaagtttcatacagaggtcacaccttgttaaacatcaggcaatccacacaggagaaagaccccacaagtgcttggactgtgggaaaagtttcatacagaggtcacaccttgttaaacatcaggcaatccacagaggagagagaccccataagtgcttggactgtgggaaaagtttcaaatGGAGAATAGGCCTTGTtgaacatcaggcaatccacacaggagaaagaccgCACAAGTGTTTGGACTGCGGTAAAAGTTTCATACGGAGGTCAAAACTTGgtaaacatcaggcaatccatacaggagagagaccccacaagtgcttggactgtgggaaaggtTTCATACAGAGGTCAGACCTTGTTAATCATCAGGcaatccatacaggagagagaccccataagtgcttcgAGTGTGGGAAAGGTTTCATACGGAGGTCAGACCTCATGAAACATGGAAGAAGCCACACAAGATGTAAACCTCTGTGA
- the LOC117886925 gene encoding zinc finger protein OZF-like isoform X1 — protein sequence MQENYEMVTSLGFPIPKPELIARLEQGEELWVPNLQVCEERRLLRCTRTAGAERGSENEEGNHHEEVPGEVEPHWTFVGRAEGNFSQCLEQAEAWGNWHRSERLLGHLPGKKVDESINGGGRDEDPRAQQTNSKEDTPCHCLQCGKGFIVRLQRVTHQTIHTGKKHFQCLDREESFNKHSDLNNHGRSHTVEKPIQCLECRKCFRSKSALNSHEKSHTGERHHKCLDCGKSFKRKSDLAKHQSIHTGERAHKCLDCGKSFRRKSDLVKHQAIHTGERSHKCLDCGKSFTWRSSLVNHQAIHTGERPHKCLDCGKSFTWRTGLVKHQDIHTRERPHKCLDCGKSFTRRSNLVKHQVIHRGERPHKCFDCGKSFIQRSHLVKHQAIHTGERPHKCLDCGKSFIQRSHLVKHQAIHRGERPHKCLDCGKSFKWRIGLVEHQAIHTGERPHKCLDCGKSFIRRSKLGKHQAIHTGERPHKCLDCGKGFIQRSDLVNHQAIHTGERPHKCFECGKGFIRRSDLMKHGRSHTRCKPL from the exons GATTtcccattcccaaacctgagctgatcGCCCGGCTGGAACAAGGGGAAGAGCTGTGGGTGCCCAATCTCCAGGTCTGCGAGGAAAGAAGGCTTCTGAGATGCACCCGTACAG CAGGTGCTGAGCGAGGGAGTGAGAACGAGGAGGGGAATCATCATGAGGAAGTTCCTGGTGAAGTGGAACCACACTGGACCTTTGTGGGAAGAGCTGAAGGGAATTTTTCCCAGTGCTTGGAGCAGGCAGAAGCCTGGGGAAATTGGCACAGGTCAGAGAGGCTTCTGGGACACCTCCCAGGGAAGAAAGTGGATGAATCTATTAATGGTGGAGGACGAGACGAAGACCCCAGAGCGCAGCAGACAAATTCCAAGGAAGATACACCCTGTCACTGCCTGCAGTGTGGGAAAGGATTCATTGTGAGATTACAGCGTGTGACACATCAGACAATCCATACTGGAAAGAAACACTTTCAATGCTTGGACCGTGAGGAAAGCTTCAATAAGCACTCAGATCTTAATAACCATGGGAGAAGCCACACTGTAGAGAAGCCCATTCAatgccttgagtgcaggaaatGTTTCAGGTCAAaatcagcactaaattcacatgaGAAaagccacacaggagagagacaccataagtgcttagactgtgggaaaagtttcaaacGGAAGTCAGACCTTGCTAAACATCAgtcaatccacacaggagagagagcccataagtgcttagactgtggaaaaagtttcagGCGGAAGTCagaccttgttaaacatcaggcaatccacacaggagagagatcccataagtgcttggactgtgggaaaagtttcacttGGAGATCATCCCTTGTTaatcatcaggcaatccacacaggagagagaccccataagtgcttggattgtgggaaaagtttcacatGGAGAACTGGCCTTGTTAAACATCAGGATATCCACAcaagagagagaccccataagtgcttggactgtgggaaaagtttcacacGGAGGTCAaaccttgttaaacatcaggtaatccacagaggagagagaccccataagtgctttgactgtgggaaaagtttcatacagaggtcacaccttgttaaacatcaggcaatccacacaggagaaagaccccacaagtgcttggactgtgggaaaagtttcatacagaggtcacaccttgttaaacatcaggcaatccacagaggagagagaccccataagtgcttggactgtgggaaaagtttcaaatGGAGAATAGGCCTTGTtgaacatcaggcaatccacacaggagaaagaccgCACAAGTGTTTGGACTGCGGTAAAAGTTTCATACGGAGGTCAAAACTTGgtaaacatcaggcaatccatacaggagagagaccccacaagtgcttggactgtgggaaaggtTTCATACAGAGGTCAGACCTTGTTAATCATCAGGcaatccatacaggagagagaccccataagtgcttcgAGTGTGGGAAAGGTTTCATACGGAGGTCAGACCTCATGAAACATGGAAGAAGCCACACAAGATGTAAACCTCTGTGA
- the LOC117886925 gene encoding zinc finger protein OZF-like isoform X2, translated as MQENYETVTLLGFAIPKPKLIAWLERGEEPWVPDLQACKERKLPRCTRTGAERGSENEEGNHHEEVPGEVEPHWTFVGRAEGNFSQCLEQAEAWGNWHRSERLLGHLPGKKVDESINGGGRDEDPRAQQTNSKEDTPCHCLQCGKGFIVRLQRVTHQTIHTGKKHFQCLDREESFNKHSDLNNHGRSHTVEKPIQCLECRKCFRSKSALNSHEKSHTGERHHKCLDCGKSFKRKSDLAKHQSIHTGERAHKCLDCGKSFRRKSDLVKHQAIHTGERSHKCLDCGKSFTWRSSLVNHQAIHTGERPHKCLDCGKSFTWRTGLVKHQDIHTRERPHKCLDCGKSFTRRSNLVKHQVIHRGERPHKCFDCGKSFIQRSHLVKHQAIHTGERPHKCLDCGKSFIQRSHLVKHQAIHRGERPHKCLDCGKSFKWRIGLVEHQAIHTGERPHKCLDCGKSFIRRSKLGKHQAIHTGERPHKCLDCGKGFIQRSDLVNHQAIHTGERPHKCFECGKGFIRRSDLMKHGRSHTRCKPL; from the coding sequence GTGCTGAGCGAGGGAGTGAGAACGAGGAGGGGAATCATCATGAGGAAGTTCCTGGTGAAGTGGAACCACACTGGACCTTTGTGGGAAGAGCTGAAGGGAATTTTTCCCAGTGCTTGGAGCAGGCAGAAGCCTGGGGAAATTGGCACAGGTCAGAGAGGCTTCTGGGACACCTCCCAGGGAAGAAAGTGGATGAATCTATTAATGGTGGAGGACGAGACGAAGACCCCAGAGCGCAGCAGACAAATTCCAAGGAAGATACACCCTGTCACTGCCTGCAGTGTGGGAAAGGATTCATTGTGAGATTACAGCGTGTGACACATCAGACAATCCATACTGGAAAGAAACACTTTCAATGCTTGGACCGTGAGGAAAGCTTCAATAAGCACTCAGATCTTAATAACCATGGGAGAAGCCACACTGTAGAGAAGCCCATTCAatgccttgagtgcaggaaatGTTTCAGGTCAAaatcagcactaaattcacatgaGAAaagccacacaggagagagacaccataagtgcttagactgtgggaaaagtttcaaacGGAAGTCAGACCTTGCTAAACATCAgtcaatccacacaggagagagagcccataagtgcttagactgtggaaaaagtttcagGCGGAAGTCagaccttgttaaacatcaggcaatccacacaggagagagatcccataagtgcttggactgtgggaaaagtttcacttGGAGATCATCCCTTGTTaatcatcaggcaatccacacaggagagagaccccataagtgcttggattgtgggaaaagtttcacatGGAGAACTGGCCTTGTTAAACATCAGGATATCCACAcaagagagagaccccataagtgcttggactgtgggaaaagtttcacacGGAGGTCAaaccttgttaaacatcaggtaatccacagaggagagagaccccataagtgctttgactgtgggaaaagtttcatacagaggtcacaccttgttaaacatcaggcaatccacacaggagaaagaccccacaagtgcttggactgtgggaaaagtttcatacagaggtcacaccttgttaaacatcaggcaatccacagaggagagagaccccataagtgcttggactgtgggaaaagtttcaaatGGAGAATAGGCCTTGTtgaacatcaggcaatccacacaggagaaagaccgCACAAGTGTTTGGACTGCGGTAAAAGTTTCATACGGAGGTCAAAACTTGgtaaacatcaggcaatccatacaggagagagaccccacaagtgcttggactgtgggaaaggtTTCATACAGAGGTCAGACCTTGTTAATCATCAGGcaatccatacaggagagagaccccataagtgcttcgAGTGTGGGAAAGGTTTCATACGGAGGTCAGACCTCATGAAACATGGAAGAAGCCACACAAGATGTAAACCTCTGTGA